In Mytilus trossulus isolate FHL-02 chromosome 6, PNRI_Mtr1.1.1.hap1, whole genome shotgun sequence, a single window of DNA contains:
- the LOC134723046 gene encoding uncharacterized protein LOC134723046 translates to MIRVTPEKWKEYKEFYIGYKRDILNNLVTLDGRLQNWAPWEGDEPSGGPQDTCVSSFNRDGTFWDEDCTYTYHAICQWPKFLAKFWDATTTNVAATENETTTATTEALSNKNKIETTTSDVTTENIRPVTTAHNMEVTTDQSCRCICKSENVNTTISVEEKAEIAANISKELSVNKETLSSTIRSKTSAKDDRPSSASIGYIGVILLVTVFGGLIILDIPGFVTIVKLRFYDLKRCCQIFKS, encoded by the exons ATGATAAGGGTTACTCCGGAAAAGTG GAAGGAATATAAGGAGTTCTACATAGGTTATAAAAGGGACATTTTGAATAACCTTGTGACATTGGATGGTCGTCTGCAGAACTGGGCTCCGTGGGAAGGTGATGAACCTAGTGGAGGTCCGCAGGATACCTGCGTTTCGTCGTTTAACAGAGATGGTACTTTCTGGGATGAAGATTGTACTTACACATACCATGCTATATGTCAGTGGCCAAAATTTCTTG cCAAATTTTGGGATGCAACAACAACGAATGTAGCAGCAACCGAAAACGAGACTACAACTGCCACAACAGAAgcattatcaaataaaaacaaaattgaaactaCCACCAGTGACGTCACAACAGAAAATATTAGACCTGTAACAACAGCACATAATATGGAGGTCACAACAGATCAATCTTGTCGGTGTATTTGCAAATCAGAGAACGTCAACACTACTATAAGTGTAGAAGAAAAAGCTGAAATAGCAGCAAACATTTCAAAGGAACTTTCTGTAAATAAAGAGACTTTGTCGTCAACTATTCGATCAAAAACATCAGCTAAAGACGACAGACCATCTTCTGCCAGTATAGGATATATAGGAGTGATACTATTAGTCACTGTCTTTGGTGGActtattattttagatattCCTGGTTTCGTGACAATTGTAAAATTACGATTTTATGATTTGAAAAGGTGTTGCCAAATATTCAAATCGTAA
- the LOC134721987 gene encoding tetraspanin-18B-like yields the protein MCWSEKVSKILLIVLNILFMLLGLGILIPGLLMILNVDIINDKILPLMQQVSIGTSNLGDLAQGLSITLIVLGGFVLIVATFGACGACCQNKVCLIVYAIAVGILFVGKLVIVILWFVMNDTIVNSLKSELKSALLNKYSHDDLTSSEVSTSWNYLFIKLECCGVDAVTSDTNDFDSTSWQTGSPNTDIPLGCCPGVTIESYLSASATNAGCPSSSGSAPVGQYSKGCYDAVYELIRSYTIAFIVFLIIILLVEITTIASALIICKRANKDQIV from the exons ATGTGTTGGAGTGAAAAAGTGAGCAAGATTCTATTGATTGTGCTGAACATCCTGTTTATG CTTCTTGGCTTGGGAATTTTGATCCCTGGCTTACTGATGATATTAAATGTTGAcatcatcaacgacaaaatcttacCATTGATGCAACAGGTATCCATTGGTACATCTAACCTTGGTGACCTAGCTCAAGGTCTTTCGATAACCTTGATCGTGCTTGGAGGATTTGTTCTGATCGTAGCAACGTTTGGAGCTTGTGGAGCGTGCTGTCAGAATAAAGTCTGTCTGATTGTA TACGCTATTGCAGTGGGGATTTTGTTTGTTGGTAAACTTGTCATTGTCATTCTGTGGTTTGTTATGAATGACACG attgTGAATTCACTAAAGTCTGAGTTAAAGTCAGCACTCCTGAACAAGTATAGTCATGACGATCTTACCTCCAGTGAAGTATCTACTTCTTGGAACTACCTCTTCATTAAG CTCGAATGCTGTGGAGTTGATGCCGTGACATCAGACACAAATGATTTTGACTCAACTTCCTGGCAAACCGGAAGTCCAAACACCGACATTCCATTGGGTTGTTGTCCTGGTGTTACCATAGAGTCCTATCTGTCGGCGTCTGCGACCAATGCTGGGTGTCCATCAAGTTCAGGGTCAGCTCCTGTTGGTCAGTACTCTAAG GGTTGTTATGATGCTGTGTATGAATTGATCAGATCTTATACAATAGCTTTTATagtgtttttgattattatcttacTGGTAGAG ATTACCACAATAGCTAGCGCCCTTATAATATGTAAACGGGCAAATAAAGATCAAATAGTGTGA